Sequence from the Ectothiorhodospira sp. BSL-9 genome:
CTGCGCAACGGCCCGGCCGTGGAACAGGACCCTGCCCTTTGGTGGACCGCCCTGCAGGAGGTACTGACCCAACTCGCTTCCACCCTGCCCTGCCCGCCCCGCACCCTGGCCATTGACGGCACCTCAGCCACATTGCTGCTGACAGACACCGAAGGCAAACCCCTCGGGCCGGCGCTCATGTACAACGACGCCCGGGCACGGATGCAGGCTGATCGCATCGCCGCGGTGGCACCCAGTGACAGCGGCGCCCATGGAGCCAGTTCCAGCCTGGCCAAGCTGCTTTGGTGGCTGGAACATCACCCGGACCAGGCCGGGCGCGCCGCTCATGCCCTGCACCAAGCGGACTGGCTGGCGGGATGCCTGACCGGCCGCTTCGGTGACAGCGATGAGAACAATTGCCTGAAACTGGGCCATGACCCCGTTGAACGCCGTTGGCCGCAATGGCTGAACAGGCTGCACTTACCGGAACACCTTCTCCCCCGAGTCTCACCGCCAGGCACACCGCTGGCGCACATTCGGCCCGATCTGGCCCGGCAACTGGGGTTGCCCCCTGACCTCCGGATCATCGCCGGCACCACCGACAGCGTTGCCGCCTTCCTGGCCACTGGCGCCGATCGCCCTGGCGAGGCGGTTACCTCCCTGGGCAGCACCCTGGCCATCAAGCTGCTGTCTGATCATCCCATCTTTGCCCCGCAATACGGCATCTACAGCCATCGTCTGCACGACCGCTGGCTGGTGGGCGGGGCCTCCAACAGCGGCGGGGCGGTGCTGCGTCAGCATTTCAGCGATGAACAGATGGCCGACATGGCCCCGCGACTGAGGCCCGAGGAACCCACCGGTCTCGATTACTACCCGCTGTCTGGTGTGGGGGAACGTTTTCCCGTCTGCGACCCGACCATGGCGCCCAGGGTCTCGCCCCGTCCGGAGGGTGATGTGGTGTTCTTTCAGGGATTGCTGGAAGGGATCGCGGCCATCGAGGCTCA
This genomic interval carries:
- a CDS encoding FGGY-family carbohydrate kinase; protein product: MPYPSCHLGIDMGTSGCRAAAVAPDGALITSHAVAVEAPLRNGPAVEQDPALWWTALQEVLTQLASTLPCPPRTLAIDGTSATLLLTDTEGKPLGPALMYNDARARMQADRIAAVAPSDSGAHGASSSLAKLLWWLEHHPDQAGRAAHALHQADWLAGCLTGRFGDSDENNCLKLGHDPVERRWPQWLNRLHLPEHLLPRVSPPGTPLAHIRPDLARQLGLPPDLRIIAGTTDSVAAFLATGADRPGEAVTSLGSTLAIKLLSDHPIFAPQYGIYSHRLHDRWLVGGASNSGGAVLRQHFSDEQMADMAPRLRPEEPTGLDYYPLSGVGERFPVCDPTMAPRVSPRPEGDVVFFQGLLEGIAAIEAQGYALLRELGAPALTSIRSVGGGARNPAWTRIREIRCGVPMVAARETEAAYGVALLGVGWG